The genomic segment CTCATTCAAAGCTAATGCTATAAAGTGCAAAGTGGTATTTATCAAGGATTATGAGGTTGTGAGAATAACAGATTACGAGTCTACGAAGGATGTTATGAAAGAATTGAGTATTCCTGCATATAGCACTATAAATCTCTTTAAGGATAGTGGGAAGATACTTAGCGTAGGTAATGGTTACTCTATACTTATACAAACTCTTAATGGCATGTTGGAAAAACAGGATTCCCCACTTTATAAAGGTATTGTTACTAAGAAGAAAATACTTGTAGATTACGATACAGGTAAGGAATACATAATAAGTAATAATCAATATAGCTTTGATAGTTATGGTATCTGGATTGATGGAAGCCAAGTGATTACAGCATGAATTTAGTGCTTGATAACATGGAAATGTCAAAATCAAAGTTAAAGTTAGAACAAATAAATTCAATTTACTGAAGGTTAAAGGGGTGTTCCAAGAACATCAAATATAAAACATAAAATTATTAAAAATATGTAATGCAAATAATTAAACATATATGGAATTACCTCTTTTGTCCTTAAAAGGGAAAAGAGGAATAATGTGGTTAATAAGGAAAAGGATATAATAGATAAAATAAATGAGCTGTTTATTTTGGCGAGGTATCAGTATTTGATTCTATCTGAACTTGGTAATTATCAAACTTTTAACAAGTATAATAACGAAAAGGTATTTTCAATTAACGATTATGTAATCCAAAGACATTTAGATGGAAAAGCAACATTAGGTGTTTTTTCTTCTACAAATCATACAAAATTTATATGCTTTGATGTTGATGTTATAGACGAGGAACAAGCTAAATGGACTGTTTATCGTTTAGTTAATTGTTTAATAGAAATTGGGATTCCAGATGATGATATACATATCTCCTTAAGCGGGAATAAAGGCTATCACGTAGAATTGTATTTCAATAATCCAATCAAAAATGAAGATGCTTATGAATTATACCTATTAGTAATGAATGCAGGGGACTTGCTTAACATTGACTATGGACAAGTAGAATATAGACCCAACGCAATGAAGCAAGGTGTAAAAATCCCATTAGGTATTAATTTTAAAAATAAGCGTAAACTTCGTTGTTGGTATGTAAATTATGACAAAGGATTAAAGCCCATTCGGAGTAAGAAATATATTCTAAAGATTAAACAAATGGATGTTGGAATTTTATACAATATCTTAGAGCGTGAACGTGATGTGCTTGAAGAAGTAGAAGTAAGAGAGGTTGAAGAAGTAAGAGGATTTATTGAAAGCAAGTATACACCCTTAAAAATATATAGGGAAAACATAGGTGAACAGGAAACGATTGAAGCAATTGAAAAATTGTTACATACAGGATTAACTACAACAGGCATGAGACATAATTCATTGTATAAATTAGGTAAATATTTCCGTTTTCAAGGCTTAACAAATGAAGAATCTTACAAGGCATTAGTTGAATGGATGGGCGAGCAAGATACAAGGAACTATACAACTAAATGGGACGATGGAATTAAAGATATACAATCAATCGTCAAGTACATATATGAAAATGAGATAAGTTTAACGATAGAAGAAAAGGATTTATTTGTTACATATGAGGAAATGAGACAGATATTGCAATTGAAAAGTAAAAATGAAAAGCTGTTGACCTACTGCTTACTCATACATAGTAAAAGATATGCAATGAAGAATGGCAATTTTTATATGACATATATGCAAATGAGCCATGCAAGTGGTTTAGTTGAAAAAACGACAAGAACTCTAATTAATAAACTTGAACAAAGTGGTATTTTGGAGATTATCGAACGTAATCGCAAAGTAAAAGATGAGAATGGCAAGGTAATTAAAAAGGAAAAAAAACCAAACATTTATAATATGAATATTGAGTGTGTAAAAGAAGAGGATGCTTCATTCAGAGTAGTATACAGTGGTTTGAATTATACTGATTCATTTAATTCTTGTATTTTGTACTTCTATGATAAAAAGACTTTAAAGAGGATTCTACCTAGAAGACATTATGAGAGTGTTGTAAAGCTAATTAGCTAATAGCCATTGCTTACGCAACCGTCTATATTAATAACCTATTATAGGTAAAAACGTACAAGAGAAATCTTTGAATAGCCTTAAGTATAAGATTAAATAAAATACAAATAATCATATGGATTGAAACAAAATACTAATCAAGGTTTACACAAGCATAAACTACATAAGTAAGAGGGCGTTTGCCAATGCCCTCTTACTCTTCATGATAGGGAAGTTACATTTTGCTTTGAGGACTATGACATTTCATATGAGTTTCTTTTAGAATCATTGGTTTTATTGCTTGGTAATATTGCTCTAGTGATTCTATTTAGTTATATGACATTGCTAATGCAACCGTCTATATTAATAACCTATTATAGGTAAAAACGTACAATCTATATAAAAGAAAGATTTTTATCTTGCAGACTTCCAAAATGAGGAGGAATGGTCTGTAGAAAACAAGTATATTAGACATAAGGAGGATAATATAATGAACGATTTAGAAGTGAGTGATAGCCTTATTGAAGATAAAAAGCAGGAGATATTGGGTTTTATTGAAAGAAATTATCCAGTTACTTCTGTAAGTGGACCTGCTAATACAAATCAAACGAGACATGTTATTTCTGATATATATGAAGGTGTGTACAAAATGCATCATGGAAAAGGTGCAAAAAAAAATGGGAGGGTCAATTGGAAAGATGACCCTAAAGTATGGATTAATATCCATACAACGCATAGAAAAAATGGCTCTAAAGGTTTAATGCTACAAATAAAGTGCGAGAGTTTCCTATTGCGGAGTGGGAGGAATGATGATAAAAAGAAATTTGCCACAAAGTGGGGTATCCCTGTTGATAATAGCAATATAGAATATAGTGTATGGCAGGGTAAGATATTAAGCTTATCGATTATGAATAAAGAAATATTTACTTTTAACCCCATTTACGAGAGCTACTTTACATCTTTTTTGGTTGAAGCATTCAAAGTTTACGAGTCTAACAACTTATCCAATAAATTAGAATATGAAAAGATTAGCCTAGATAATAATGCACAAAAACAGGATAATCCAGAATCGAAATTACCTAAAAACCACACAACACTAGAAGTGTTACCTTCACCAATCGACGATTACAATGAGGATGTGTATGTACAGTCAGAGATAGAGGATTCTATGTATCAGAAAGAAATACAAGAATCATCAGGATTTAGCAAGAAAGTAATAGTTAATGATAAGTCTGAACCGAAGCCATTAAAGGGGAGTAAAGGAGCTATTAAAACTTATATAAGAAATGCTCAAAAAGGAAAAAATGCAATAATAATGGCTAATCATCTGTGTGAGATAGATTCTAGCCACCAGGATTTCACTTCTAAGGTTACAGGCATGAACTATGTTGAAGCACATCATCTAATACCTATGGAATATCAAGATAGTTTTAATTTTAGCATTGATGTTGAAGCAAATATAGTGAGCTTATGTGTGTCCTGTCATAAAAATTTACATCATTCAACTTTGGAGGGAAAATTACCGATTCTGAATCTCCTTTACAGTGAAAGAAAAAAAAGAATAGATACATGCAAAATTAGTGTAAATGAGGATGTTTTAATTTCCTTTTATAAGTAGTAGATGCAATTCTAATATTAATTGGGAATACAAATAGTAAAGTTTAAAAGCTTAACTCCATATAAAATATGGGGTTTTTTCTGTATAAAAGTGAGGTTTTAAACAACTAATTGAAACACTTAGCTGATATAAAGCGTATGGCAAAGCTCAATTGTTTCAACTTTGAGTTAGTATACATAGACAACCGTATCAAACTCCTAGAATCATTTAACGAGCATATGAGTGTTGATAGGGGAGCGGGGGGATATTTATACAGGCTATCTAATCGGTGTTGCAGAGCTATCTGTGTGCGTGTAAGAGCATAACAAAAGGACTTGCTTATATGAAAATCAATCATACACGCAAGTCCTATTCTTATTGAACTGAAACCTCCGTTAGTTCAATGGTGCTTTATACCGTTCATTTTAATTTAATTTTTCAATAGGGAGTTAAGCTGAAAATGACATCCCAAAATTGTAGACTTCTCTGTTTAGTAAAGATAAACGTCTACTATAATGTGCGTGTAGTCTCCCCGTCAATTAATTTAAAATGAATATTAAACGATGTTCCGCTATCAATATGTTTTGGAACATCTGATAGTTCGAGTAATTCTTTCAAATGAATAGGCTTTGTACTATTTGCTTCTATCGTAATTTTATATGGACTAGCTAAATTCATGAGCGACTCCATTCGCACTTCATCTTCCATGAAATGGGAATCTAAAAATTCCAACTCGAACGACACAGCTTCATTGCTTCGGTTATGTAATACAAAGTTACATTCTCCATTTAATAAGTCTGCTCTCACATTTTCAAAATTGCACTTGCCCTTCCCATCGTATGAAATTGCCGTAATGCCACTTGCTAATGTTTCTTGGTACATCGCAATGAGAAGCTTCGGTAAAATTGCATAAACTATTACAACTATTACTATTGTTCGAAAGTGATATTTCTTCATGCCAATGACAAGTAAAATCATTGCGATTATAAACAAAATGGAACCAATTATACCAAGCAAAATATAGCCATCTTGATTGCGAATTGGAAACGACATGAATGTAGAATGTGCTTCTAACATTACATTATAAGGAAACGGGAAATATAAATACATACATATAATTAAAATAACAATTGAACTAATGAGTGCCACTTTATTTCTTATCATATTATACCTCCAACTTCTTGTTCAACATGCCTACCCAGTTAGGTGAAATATCTGGTTAGTGAGTTGTTGGGTATAGTCTAACACATTTACAAATATTGGTGTAGAGAGACGAGTAAGTGTAGTAAATGTGATTGACTGTTATCAAAAATCGAGTCGATAGCGTCTGAGTGCTTGAGAATACTGTTCTTTGATTATCCATGATGAAATACAATTATAAACTGCATAGATTGCTCTAACTGGATAACAGTAGGACCTTGATGTAAAAAAATATTCAAACATAATCAACCCTGGATGCTTAATTTAACACTCCTGGACTACTCATTTATAAATCCAGGTGTTTACTTCGTTTGTGATATGTTGTAGTATAAAAATAACAACATCACTTACTTTGGAGGAAATTACATATGTTATCTAAAACTGAACAACCAGAAAGTGCAAGACCTCTTAGCGAATTGATTAAGCGTGGTGGCAACACCTCAGAGATGCAACTTAAAGTTTTTGTATCTAATAATCTTGGACATAATACACTTTTGGCCAAGATGCCAATGTTTGACTTTTATAGAATGTCGGATGTGGCAAATGAACGTGGTGAACATGGTGAACAAATAGCGCAACGAAAATTAGATATTAAACATGCTTCTGAATTAGCACTTTATATACTCAAGGGACTAATTGCAACTACTATTGAAATACATAAAGATGATAATGGACCCATAATGGTTGCTCGAGAAAGTATACAAGAATTGGTTGGAAAACAACCTTATTTGTCAATACAGCCTCTCGTTGCAAATTTAAGAACTGCTGGACCAGGAGGGGCGAACCTTCAAGCTAGTCCTATTGAATTAGAAGATAATGAAAATATTGGCACGAGAGTTTGGCTTGGGCAAAGAGATATTTTGTGGATAGTCGATGGTCAGCATCGCAGAAAAGCAATACAAATGGTTATTGATTTTTTAGAGGATATTAGAATAGAACATAAATATCCTCCTAAGAAACACTCGTTATTCCCTTATAATCGTGATGACCGCACAGTGGCACAGGAAGAACTAGCGGTTTGGATGGAATGTTTAGAATTAACAAGAGGAGAGTGTACTGTTAGTTTAGAAGTCCATCTTGGATTAAATATTTTAGAGGAGAGACAGTTATTTCATGATTTAAACAACCTATCTAAGAAAGTAGAAAAAAGTCTTGCATTAGAATTTGATAGTTCAAATCCTGTTAATGCCTATATCAAAGAAGAACTTATAGAGGGAAAATTGGTGGCTATTTCCCTTAAAGATAAAGTAGATTGGGACAATGATGACGGTTCACTTACACGAAAAGATATTGTTGCGGTTAATGCCCATCTCATTTTAAATAAAACCAATATAAATGGTGCTACTCCAGCAATTGTAAAACCTCGTTTAATTATTGCCAAACGTTTTTGGGAAGCTGTTGTTCAAATTCCTGGATTTGGGGAGATAGATGCAAAAGCAAATACCGTATCTGCTCAACCTGTCGCACTTAAAGCGATTGCTAAGTTAGCTTATAACTTTGCATTTGGTCGTATAACTAAAGACGAACAGTTACTGGACAAGCTTTTAGATGGTATTACTGATTTAGATTTTAGCCATGACAATCCAATGTGGCGTTACTACCAATTAAATGATGAAGAAATAGAACAATATGGATTAATAAGCTTAAAGGAATACTTGCCAAATAACGCTACTGGAAATAGAGATATTGGTAATTTTGACCCGAAAACGGGATGGATGCGTTTTGGTAGTAAACATAATGATATTTTTCCAATCATAGGAGATATGATTCGTTGGAAGCTTGACCTACCAAACAGACACCAATCAAAAAAATGATTATTTAACATGAAAATACACTAGCGTTATAGCATTGGCAATTTACCTGGTGGAAAAGAAGAGTTAAGTTTAGAGTCAATATTGAAGGGGTAGTCACATCGACTGCTCTTTTTTTATTTGATTTCAGAGTCTAACAATATACGAGTGAATGTATGCTTTTCCATATTAGCATACATAACAAATTGCTTTAAATCAGCATTTAGTAGTTACTTACTTATTGAATGTATGGTATTGTTTATATATTGA from the Sporosarcina psychrophila genome contains:
- a CDS encoding TOTE conflict system archaeo-eukaryotic primase domain-containing protein, translating into MVNKEKDIIDKINELFILARYQYLILSELGNYQTFNKYNNEKVFSINDYVIQRHLDGKATLGVFSSTNHTKFICFDVDVIDEEQAKWTVYRLVNCLIEIGIPDDDIHISLSGNKGYHVELYFNNPIKNEDAYELYLLVMNAGDLLNIDYGQVEYRPNAMKQGVKIPLGINFKNKRKLRCWYVNYDKGLKPIRSKKYILKIKQMDVGILYNILERERDVLEEVEVREVEEVRGFIESKYTPLKIYRENIGEQETIEAIEKLLHTGLTTTGMRHNSLYKLGKYFRFQGLTNEESYKALVEWMGEQDTRNYTTKWDDGIKDIQSIVKYIYENEISLTIEEKDLFVTYEEMRQILQLKSKNEKLLTYCLLIHSKRYAMKNGNFYMTYMQMSHASGLVEKTTRTLINKLEQSGILEIIERNRKVKDENGKVIKKEKKPNIYNMNIECVKEEDASFRVVYSGLNYTDSFNSCILYFYDKKTLKRILPRRHYESVVKLIS
- a CDS encoding HNH endonuclease, which gives rise to MNDLEVSDSLIEDKKQEILGFIERNYPVTSVSGPANTNQTRHVISDIYEGVYKMHHGKGAKKNGRVNWKDDPKVWINIHTTHRKNGSKGLMLQIKCESFLLRSGRNDDKKKFATKWGIPVDNSNIEYSVWQGKILSLSIMNKEIFTFNPIYESYFTSFLVEAFKVYESNNLSNKLEYEKISLDNNAQKQDNPESKLPKNHTTLEVLPSPIDDYNEDVYVQSEIEDSMYQKEIQESSGFSKKVIVNDKSEPKPLKGSKGAIKTYIRNAQKGKNAIIMANHLCEIDSSHQDFTSKVTGMNYVEAHHLIPMEYQDSFNFSIDVEANIVSLCVSCHKNLHHSTLEGKLPILNLLYSERKKRIDTCKISVNEDVLISFYK
- a CDS encoding DNA sulfur modification protein DndB — encoded protein: MLSKTEQPESARPLSELIKRGGNTSEMQLKVFVSNNLGHNTLLAKMPMFDFYRMSDVANERGEHGEQIAQRKLDIKHASELALYILKGLIATTIEIHKDDNGPIMVARESIQELVGKQPYLSIQPLVANLRTAGPGGANLQASPIELEDNENIGTRVWLGQRDILWIVDGQHRRKAIQMVIDFLEDIRIEHKYPPKKHSLFPYNRDDRTVAQEELAVWMECLELTRGECTVSLEVHLGLNILEERQLFHDLNNLSKKVEKSLALEFDSSNPVNAYIKEELIEGKLVAISLKDKVDWDNDDGSLTRKDIVAVNAHLILNKTNINGATPAIVKPRLIIAKRFWEAVVQIPGFGEIDAKANTVSAQPVALKAIAKLAYNFAFGRITKDEQLLDKLLDGITDLDFSHDNPMWRYYQLNDEEIEQYGLISLKEYLPNNATGNRDIGNFDPKTGWMRFGSKHNDIFPIIGDMIRWKLDLPNRHQSKK